The DNA window CTTCAACCTGGATTCCCGCCTGCCCGGCTGGCTTTGATGCCCGAACCCATCGTGGTGACGGGATGGGGCGCGGTGACCCCCTTGGGGCCCGATTCCCAGAGGACTTGGGAGGGTCTTTGGTCCGAGGAGAAACCCTACCGTCGTTTGAAGGGCGGCGAGTGGGACGCCTTCGAGGAGCCCAAGGCGGCCTATGCCATCGAAGGATGGACGCCTGACAAGCTGCTGTCCCGGGATCGTTCCCTGAAACTTGCCTATGTTTGTTCGGAGGAAGCCTGGAAGATGGCGGGTCTCTACAAAGTCGCGCCGGGACGTATCGCGACCACTTTTTCCTCGAGCAAAGGGGGAGTCCTCAGCCTCCTGGCCGCCGCAGGGGACCCGCCTCCCGAATGGGATTTCCTCAGCGACTTTTTTCCCCATGCCAGCGGCAAGCTCCTGAGGGAAAGGTTCGGTTTCGCCGGACCTTCCCTGTCCGTGACCTCGGCCTGTTCCACGGGGATCGGGAGCATCGCCATGGGCGCGCGTCTTTTGGAGGACGGGGACTGCGACGCGGTCCTGACCGGGACGACCGAATCCTCCATCCACCCCCTGATCTACGCAGGTTTCCAGAACATGGGGGTCCTGAGCCGCAGGGATGAGGGGCCGGCGCCCTTCGATAGGGCCAGGGATGGTTTCCGCATGGGCGAAGGCGCCGCCATGCTGGTCCTGGAAAGGGAGCGGACGGCGAGGAAAAGGAAGGCGAAAGTGCTGGCCAGGCTTTCGGGATGGGCCTTGGGCGCCGACGCCCATGGGATGCTGGAAATGGAACCCAAAGGGGATACCATCATTCCCTTGGTCCTGCGCGC is part of the bacterium genome and encodes:
- a CDS encoding beta-ketoacyl-[acyl-carrier-protein] synthase family protein; this encodes MPEPIVVTGWGAVTPLGPDSQRTWEGLWSEEKPYRRLKGGEWDAFEEPKAAYAIEGWTPDKLLSRDRSLKLAYVCSEEAWKMAGLYKVAPGRIATTFSSSKGGVLSLLAAAGDPPPEWDFLSDFFPHASGKLLRERFGFAGPSLSVTSACSTGIGSIAMGARLLEDGDCDAVLTGTTESSIHPLIYAGFQNMGVLSRRDEGPAPFDRARDGFRMGEGAAMLVLERERTARKRKAKVLARLSGWALGADAHGMLEMEPKGDTIIPLVLRALDRAGLQPSDIGYINAHGTGTRLNDLVESRALKRVFGEDGPWVSSTKGATGHLLGAAGSVEAVLAAMVLEKGRVPDTRNLQDPDPECHLRHVPKGGVEEKLDHVMSLSYGFGGQLGAVIFSRA